DNA sequence from the Calditrichota bacterium genome:
AAGGGGCTAAGTAATATTCCTATCATAGCTAAAGTCTGAAAAGAGTTTTCAAAACCGATTTCAATTTGTCCTCCGAAAATCACAATAGTCCCAATCAATCCTGCGAAAATCCCAATTATTTTCCTTATGGTTAGTTTTTCACCCGGCAACATTTTAAGCGACAAAACGGCGGTATAAAATGGCATCACTGAAAACAGAACACTCGTTAAACCAGAATCAATGTATTGTTCTCCCCAATAAACAAGTCCATACGATATGGTAAAAATAGCTTGTCCAAATAAAAGAAAGAACAAGTGTGATTTAAGGTCTTTGGGAAATTTTAGTTTTAATATTATGGCATAAACACTTAAAGCTAAGAAAGCAATAAAAAAGCGTATTCCGGCGCTTAAAAATGGTGGCATTGTTTCCAGGCCTATCTTTATAAACAACCAGGTAGAGCTCCATATTAGACAAAGTATGATAAATCCAAGAAAGGAAAGGTTAAATTTCAAAATAGTGACAATTCGTATAAAGTTTGGGTTTCTGCTAAATATTATTTGAAGGTGTGAAGGTAAAAATTGTTTTAGATCTAATCAACAAAGTAGTCAATTATTCTGCGCAAATTCCATGGTTTGGAGCCGGGACTCACTGTTTTTAAAATCTGAAAAAAGCTTATTGTGCTTACTAAGCAATAATTCTAATTCGAAATCGGCATTGCCTTTAATTTGTTCAAACGGAAGAAGTGGTTCCATACTCTGGTTCATGCTTTCTACCTGGCCCATTACTAAATGTGGAATGGAATGCAAAATATCTTCTGCTTCCGGGACTGATTTGTATTGATGAAATAACCGGCCATATTCTCTTTTAAACTGTGCGATTTTTACTGCTTTATTCCATCCTAAAAAAATATCAGCAACAATTCCGCCGAGATATGATTGTTTTACAATCGCATTAAAGTCCGGGCCAAAATTTTTCTTAAAAGATAGCTTTAAATTATTTTGGTAGCGTATGGCCAATACGATTTCTTGTGGTAATTTCCATTTTTCAGCAATGATTGATCCTGCTTGGGCCTGGGTAATTTTTAATTTGTTTTTTTCAACCAAGGCCAGTTTTACACCATACTCTTTAGCTTCTTCAATAATTTTTAAATAATCCTTCCCCAGGTAAAACATAAATACAAATGCGCCAAGATTTTGTAATAATGATGCTATAAATGCCTCGGATCGATTTTTAATTTTTGTAATGTCCGATAAAAAATTACAGGCAATCCCTGCACAAAGTGAACGATAAAATAGAGAACTGTATGGTAGCAATTCCTGTTGTGGAAAAAGCTTATTAAATGAAACCATCAAAGTTATATCACGCATTGTTCGGATTCCCAAAATAGATACAGCCTGATAAATATTACTAATCGGAGAATTAAGCTTGTAATATCCTGAGTTAACATTTTTTAAGATACGCGTAACCATGGAGCTATCTGTTTCAATAAGTTTCGCAACCGAATGTAATGAAACATCTTCTTTACTCATCAGCTGGTTTAGCTGAAACGTAATATTTGGAAGCGTAGGGAAATCCTCAGCTTCTTCAATTATT
Encoded proteins:
- a CDS encoding HDOD domain-containing protein: MDIIKIIEEAEDFPTLPNITFQLNQLMSKEDVSLHSVAKLIETDSSMVTRILKNVNSGYYKLNSPISNIYQAVSILGIRTMRDITLMVSFNKLFPQQELLPYSSLFYRSLCAGIACNFLSDITKIKNRSEAFIASLLQNLGAFVFMFYLGKDYLKIIEEAKEYGVKLALVEKNKLKITQAQAGSIIAEKWKLPQEIVLAIRYQNNLKLSFKKNFGPDFNAIVKQSYLGGIVADIFLGWNKAVKIAQFKREYGRLFHQYKSVPEAEDILHSIPHLVMGQVESMNQSMEPLLPFEQIKGNADFELELLLSKHNKLFSDFKNSESRLQTMEFAQNN
- a CDS encoding EamA family transporter — its product is MKFNLSFLGFIILCLIWSSTWLFIKIGLETMPPFLSAGIRFFIAFLALSVYAIILKLKFPKDLKSHLFFLLFGQAIFTISYGLVYWGEQYIDSGLTSVLFSVMPFYTAVLSLKMLPGEKLTIRKIIGIFAGLIGTIVIFGGQIEIGFENSFQTLAMIGILLSPLFSSYGTILGKRAVKKFHPITLNTLPLLYASLSFIFISIFSESFGDVQFTGMAIFSLFYLAIFGTAIAFVIYFWMLKNTSAIMMSSITFITPPLALVWGWMFLDESLSWELVLGMVIIFTGIWFVRDIETKTVIEK